The candidate division WOR-3 bacterium genome segment TTTTTCAAAGGCTTTTTTTGCCGCAGATACTGCTTTATTGACATCTTCAACTTCGGATAATGGAAAGATGCCGACAACATCATCTTGATTTGCCGGATTTAAGTCTTTATAAGTTTTGCCTGAACTTGATTCAACATATTTGCCGTTGATAAGATTTTTATATATTTTTGCCATTGAAATCCTCCAATATTTTTGATATTTGATATTTAATATTATAATGGTATATTGCCATGTTTTTTGGGTGGCAATTTATCTCGTTTGGTTTCAAGTATTTTTAGATATTTTATCAATTCTTTTCTGGTTTGTTTTGGTTCAATTATATCATCAACATAACCCCGACTTGCGGCAACATAGGGATTGGCAAATTTATCCCGATATTCATCAATCAATTTTTGTCGCATTGCTTTAGGGTCTTCGGCTTCGCTGATTTCTTTACGATAGATGATATTGACCGCGCCTTCTGGTCCCATTACGGCTAATTCGGCTGTAGGCCAAGCAAGATTAATATCTGCCCGAACTTGTTTTGAACCTAAAACACAATAAGCGCCACCATAAGATTTTCGAGTGATAACTGTAATTTTCGGCACGGTTGCTTCACAATAGGCATAGAGTAATTTTGCGCCGTGTTTGATAATTCCACCATGTTCTTGAGAGACTCCAGGTAAAAAGCCCGGCACATCTTCAAAAGTAATAATCGGAATATTAAAACAGTCACAGAATCTAATAAACCGAGCACCTTTAATTGACGAGTGAATATCTAAAACACCAGCCATAATTGATGGCTCTTGAGCAATAATTCCGACTACTTGTCCATCAAGTCGAGCAAATCCGACAATGATATTTTGCGCATAGTCTTTATGAACTTCAAAAAAACTATCCCGGTCAACAATGTGTAAGATAACATCTTTCATTACATAAGGTTTATTCGGGTCATCAGGAATAATTTTATTCAACTCTTCATCTTCGCGATTCGGGTCATCTTCTGATTCAATTATTGGAGGGTCTTCCAAATTATTTAAGGGCAGATAAGATAAAAGTTTTCTGATATTGAGTAAACACTCTTCGTCGTTATTAGCGACAAAATGAGCGACTCCGGATTTAGATGCATGGATCTGGGCTCCACCTAATTCGTCAAAACTCACTTCTTCATGGGTTACGGTCTTAACAACCTCGGGTCCAGTAATGAACATATAACTTGTGGCTTTGACCATAAAGATAAAATCCGTTAGTGCTGGCGAATAGACCGCACCACCAGCACAAGGACCCATAATCGCAGAAATTTGCGGAATTACGCCAGAGGCTTGAGTATTACGCCAGAAGATTTCCGCATAAGCCGCTAAACTGACAACACCTTCTTGGATTCTTGCACCACCAGAATCATTTAAGCCGATAACCGGAATGCCCATTTTTAAGGCAAAGTCCATTATCTTACAGACTTTTTCACCAAAGGCTAAAGACAAAGTGCCACCAAAAGCAGTAAAATCGTGGGAAAAGACTGCAACCGGTCGACCATCAATTCTACCTAATCCAGTTACAACTCCGTCGCCAAGAATTTTTTTCTCTTGCATGCCGAAGTCATAAATCCGATGCGTAACAAAAGCATCAAATTCTTGAAAACTACCTTTATCTAAAAGTAAATCAATTCGTTCTCGTGCAGTTAGTTTACCGGTTTCGTGTTGTTTATCAATACGTTCTTTTCCACCACCCAATTTTGCCTTTTCTCGTAACTCGTGTAGTCTCTTAATTGCATCGTCCATTTTCATTTGAAACTCCTTATCTGCCACAAAGTCACAGAGTTCACCGAGAAAAAATAATTATCAATTAGTTCTCTTTTTCTCGGCGGTTCTGTGAGTTTCAATTTTAAAGTATTTCTTCAGATAATCAACAATTTCTGCGGTATCGGTTCCTGGACCAAATAATTTTCCGATGCCCATCTTATATAATTTTTCTTTGTCTTCATCAGGAATTATGCCGCCACCAAATAACAGAATATTAGTGGCTTTTTTCTTTTTGAGTAATTTAAGCACTGCCGGAAATAGCGTCATATGAGCACCAGAAAGGATAGAAAGTCCAATGGCGTCAACATCTTCTTGTAATGCAGTTTGCACAATCATTTCCGGTGTTTGGTGTAAGCCGGTATAAATGACTTCAAAGCCGGCATCTCTTAATGCTCTTGCCACGACCTTGGCACCTCGGTCATGCCCATCTAAACCTGGTTTGGCTACTAATATCCTTAGTTTTTTTTGCATTTTACCTCCAGTAAAGATGATTACAGCGATATAAAAACCAATGTCGCAGATATTCCATTTGGGCTGTAATCATAGATTTAATAATATGCATATCTTACGATACCATTAATCGACGAATTTCACAGCGACGGCTACCAAAATTTACTAAAAGGCCAACTTTTATTCCCGATGC includes the following:
- a CDS encoding acyl-CoA carboxylase subunit beta is translated as MDDAIKRLHELREKAKLGGGKERIDKQHETGKLTARERIDLLLDKGSFQEFDAFVTHRIYDFGMQEKKILGDGVVTGLGRIDGRPVAVFSHDFTAFGGTLSLAFGEKVCKIMDFALKMGIPVIGLNDSGGARIQEGVVSLAAYAEIFWRNTQASGVIPQISAIMGPCAGGAVYSPALTDFIFMVKATSYMFITGPEVVKTVTHEEVSFDELGGAQIHASKSGVAHFVANNDEECLLNIRKLLSYLPLNNLEDPPIIESEDDPNREDEELNKIIPDDPNKPYVMKDVILHIVDRDSFFEVHKDYAQNIIVGFARLDGQVVGIIAQEPSIMAGVLDIHSSIKGARFIRFCDCFNIPIITFEDVPGFLPGVSQEHGGIIKHGAKLLYAYCEATVPKITVITRKSYGGAYCVLGSKQVRADINLAWPTAELAVMGPEGAVNIIYRKEISEAEDPKAMRQKLIDEYRDKFANPYVAASRGYVDDIIEPKQTRKELIKYLKILETKRDKLPPKKHGNIPL
- a CDS encoding cobalamin B12-binding domain-containing protein, whose protein sequence is MQKKLRILVAKPGLDGHDRGAKVVARALRDAGFEVIYTGLHQTPEMIVQTALQEDVDAIGLSILSGAHMTLFPAVLKLLKKKKATNILLFGGGIIPDEDKEKLYKMGIGKLFGPGTDTAEIVDYLKKYFKIETHRTAEKKRTN